The following proteins are co-located in the Candidatus Angelobacter sp. genome:
- the nuoK gene encoding NADH-quinone oxidoreductase subunit NuoK, with translation MTPLPCYLLLSALLFAIGLAGALTRRNAIIVLIGIELMLNAANLNFIAFWRFSEHPEALTGILFVIFSIGVAAAEAAVGLALIIAIYRHYKTTNVDQMDSMKG, from the coding sequence ATGACGCCGCTGCCTTGTTATCTGTTGTTGTCGGCTTTGTTGTTCGCCATCGGATTGGCGGGCGCATTGACTCGCCGCAATGCCATCATTGTGCTCATCGGCATTGAACTCATGCTCAACGCGGCGAACCTGAACTTCATTGCGTTCTGGCGTTTCAGTGAGCACCCGGAAGCGCTGACCGGCATCCTGTTCGTGATTTTCTCGATTGGCGTCGCGGCGGCGGAAGCGGCGGTGGGCCTCGCGCTCATCATCGCGATCTACCGGCATTACAAGACTACAAATGTGGATCAGATGGATTCGATGAAGGGATAA
- the nuoL gene encoding NADH-quinone oxidoreductase subunit L — translation MDVIVKNLWLIPALPLLAAGVTALAKRPQRQFAATLAIGSMTLAFLLSCWAFIGTLGRHAGADVERQIHNVNWLQFGDASLKLGWVLDPLTAIMLVMVTFVGLLIFIYSVGYMEHDENFTRFFCFLSLFAAAMLGIVISNSLLLLFISWELVGLSSYLLIGFWYDKPSAAAAAKKAFIVTRIGDMGFFLGILWLYAKTGTLLFYDNGNGCLEQDALTRLVAQTTSVGITVSTGISLLIFCGAIGKSGQVPLHVWLPDAMEGPTPVSALIHAATMVAAGVFLVARVYPLMSGNLEGEAANTAALQAVTWVGAITAVFAALIAVAQNDIKRILAYSTVSQLGYMMMGLGVGGVAVGMFHLITHAFFKALLFMGAGSVIHGCHKEQDIRNMGGLRIFMPVTFVTYAVGMMALCGVPFFFSGFWSKDEILHEAFLWKPSVWPFCLGVFGALLTAFYMTRQVCYVFFGHNRDTRTSFSPRGLAYAGPHESPPVMTWPLVILAAFAVLLSLIGTPFWPWFQSYLSGHAVTAGFRWEALFVMLISILVVALGLGAGWWLYGRRPAKTAEAPDPLEEIQAGAFGVLRDKFFVDELYESTVVRLNARFSRFCHWLDSVALDTLVLIASHLVVGLSWLNRLIDEYVINPGFDEACKGVRNGGGFLSRLQDGQVQNYLRVLGLSLTVLLLLLTWGCGK, via the coding sequence ATGGACGTGATTGTAAAAAACCTCTGGTTGATTCCCGCGCTGCCGCTGCTGGCGGCGGGGGTGACGGCACTGGCGAAACGGCCGCAGCGCCAGTTCGCGGCGACCCTGGCCATTGGCTCGATGACTCTCGCGTTCCTGTTGTCATGCTGGGCGTTCATCGGAACGCTGGGCAGACATGCCGGCGCGGACGTTGAGCGTCAAATTCACAACGTTAACTGGCTGCAGTTCGGCGACGCCTCGCTGAAACTGGGCTGGGTGCTCGACCCGCTCACGGCGATCATGCTCGTGATGGTCACGTTCGTCGGGCTGCTGATTTTCATCTACAGCGTCGGTTACATGGAACACGATGAGAATTTCACGCGCTTCTTCTGTTTCTTGTCACTGTTTGCCGCCGCCATGCTCGGGATCGTTATCTCGAACAGCTTGTTGCTTCTGTTCATCAGTTGGGAACTGGTCGGGCTGTCATCGTACCTGTTGATTGGTTTCTGGTATGACAAACCCAGTGCGGCAGCCGCGGCGAAAAAGGCGTTCATCGTCACGCGCATCGGCGACATGGGATTTTTCCTCGGCATCCTGTGGCTCTATGCGAAAACGGGCACGCTGCTGTTCTATGACAATGGCAACGGCTGTCTCGAACAGGACGCGCTCACCCGCTTGGTGGCGCAGACAACATCCGTGGGTATCACGGTTTCAACAGGCATTTCCCTTCTGATTTTCTGCGGGGCGATTGGCAAGTCCGGGCAGGTGCCGTTGCATGTCTGGCTGCCCGATGCGATGGAGGGTCCGACGCCTGTGAGCGCGCTGATCCACGCCGCAACGATGGTGGCGGCGGGTGTGTTTCTGGTGGCGCGGGTTTATCCGTTGATGAGCGGGAACCTCGAAGGTGAGGCAGCGAATACCGCGGCTCTGCAGGCGGTGACCTGGGTTGGCGCCATTACCGCCGTTTTCGCCGCGCTCATCGCCGTCGCGCAGAATGACATCAAACGGATACTCGCTTACTCCACGGTATCCCAACTCGGTTACATGATGATGGGCCTCGGTGTCGGGGGCGTCGCTGTCGGGATGTTTCACCTCATCACGCACGCATTTTTCAAGGCGCTCTTGTTCATGGGCGCCGGTTCGGTGATTCACGGCTGTCACAAGGAACAGGACATCCGCAACATGGGTGGCCTGAGGATTTTCATGCCCGTCACGTTCGTGACCTACGCCGTCGGCATGATGGCCTTGTGCGGTGTGCCGTTCTTTTTCTCGGGATTCTGGAGCAAGGATGAAATTCTCCACGAGGCGTTCCTGTGGAAACCGTCGGTGTGGCCGTTTTGCCTCGGCGTGTTCGGCGCGCTGCTGACGGCGTTCTACATGACGCGGCAGGTCTGTTATGTGTTCTTCGGACACAACCGCGACACGCGGACCTCGTTTTCACCCAGGGGACTGGCGTATGCCGGGCCGCACGAAAGCCCGCCGGTGATGACCTGGCCGCTTGTCATCCTCGCCGCGTTCGCCGTGCTGCTGAGTTTGATCGGAACGCCATTCTGGCCGTGGTTTCAAAGCTATTTAAGCGGTCACGCCGTGACCGCCGGTTTCCGCTGGGAAGCATTGTTTGTGATGCTGATCTCAATCCTTGTCGTGGCGCTGGGACTGGGCGCGGGCTGGTGGCTGTACGGCCGGCGACCTGCCAAAACCGCGGAAGCGCCCGACCCGCTCGAAGAAATCCAGGCGGGCGCGTTCGGGGTTCTACGGGACAAGTTCTTCGTGGACGAATTGTACGAATCCACCGTTGTCCGCCTTAACGCGCGGTTCTCCCGCTTCTGCCACTGGCTCGACAGCGTCGCGCTCGACACACTGGTGCTGATTGCATCCCATCTCGTGGTGGGGCTTTCCTGGCTCAATCGCCTCATCGACGAATATGTGATCAATCCCGGCTTTGATGAAGCGTGCAAGGGAGTTCGGAACGGAGGCGGATTTCTGTCGCGTCTGCAGGACGGTCAGGTGCAGAACTATCTTCGTGTCCTCGGATTGTCGCTCACCGTTCTGCTGCTGTTGCTGACCTGGGGGTGTGGGAAATGA
- a CDS encoding NADH-quinone oxidoreductase subunit J — protein MNLVFFILALVTAAGAVAAMGLRNLVHCALCLMAAFAGLAALYLQLGAQFVGLAQVLVYIGAVAILIVFAILLTRGAESPSQPVVSGRWFMGVAIAALTFGSLAMAIITSASVSLPRGPKSDVAADVAMKNIGTKLMTDYVLPLEVIALLLTAAMIGAVIIAMREATPESK, from the coding sequence ATGAATCTTGTCTTTTTCATCCTCGCCCTGGTGACGGCCGCCGGCGCGGTCGCGGCCATGGGCCTGCGCAACCTTGTGCATTGCGCGCTTTGCCTGATGGCGGCCTTCGCCGGACTGGCTGCGTTGTATCTCCAGCTCGGCGCGCAATTCGTCGGTCTGGCGCAAGTCCTCGTTTACATCGGAGCGGTCGCGATTCTGATCGTCTTCGCCATATTGCTGACGCGCGGAGCGGAATCGCCATCGCAACCGGTTGTGTCCGGACGATGGTTCATGGGGGTGGCCATCGCCGCGCTGACGTTTGGCAGCCTGGCGATGGCCATCATCACCAGTGCCTCCGTTTCTCTGCCGCGCGGACCAAAGTCGGATGTCGCCGCCGACGTGGCCATGAAAAACATCGGCACAAAACTCATGACCGATTACGTCCTGCCGTTGGAAGTCATCGCATTGCTGTTGACCGCGGCGATGATTGGCGCGGTCATCATCGCCATGCGCGAGGCGACCCCGGAATCCAAATGA
- the nuoH gene encoding NADH-quinone oxidoreductase subunit NuoH, with product VTTVIERKAIGRIQNRYGPNRVGLPFTDLRLFGFGQFIADGIKALTKEDLVPRAADRIVHFLAPIVLIVPVFLAYAVLPFGRNMVPIDLDTGVLFFFAVGAATELSVFMAGWSSRNKYSLLGAMRAIAQMISYEVPLILAAVPVLMIAGSLSTVTIVGAQAEYSGQLPHWHVFTPWGLTGFVLFVIAAMAESNRSPFDLPEGESEIIAGYFLEYSGFKFALFFLAEYLGMFAISGMAVTLFLGGWTAPLAMLDWLPSWFWFFSKIVALIFFFIWVRGTVPRLRIDQLMNFAWKFMLPMALINIFAAGVWRFESPGPVRWLVCGAMVGVPYYLLARGLAARQHLGRRTYRFAE from the coding sequence GGGTCACAACAGTCATCGAGCGCAAGGCCATCGGCCGGATTCAGAACCGCTACGGACCGAATCGCGTCGGCCTGCCGTTCACGGACCTGCGGCTTTTCGGTTTCGGCCAGTTCATCGCCGACGGCATCAAGGCGCTCACAAAGGAAGATTTGGTGCCGCGCGCGGCGGATCGGATTGTCCATTTCCTCGCGCCGATTGTGTTGATCGTGCCGGTGTTTCTGGCGTATGCCGTTCTGCCTTTTGGGCGGAACATGGTGCCGATCGATCTTGATACCGGCGTGTTGTTCTTTTTCGCCGTGGGCGCCGCCACCGAGCTGTCGGTGTTCATGGCCGGGTGGTCAAGCCGCAACAAATACTCGTTGCTGGGCGCGATGCGCGCCATCGCCCAGATGATCAGCTATGAAGTGCCGCTCATCCTCGCGGCGGTCCCGGTGCTGATGATCGCAGGTTCGCTCTCGACGGTGACGATTGTCGGAGCGCAGGCGGAGTACTCGGGTCAGCTGCCACACTGGCACGTTTTCACGCCCTGGGGACTCACCGGTTTTGTTCTGTTTGTGATCGCGGCGATGGCCGAGTCGAACCGTTCGCCGTTCGACCTGCCGGAAGGGGAGTCGGAGATCATCGCCGGTTACTTCCTCGAATACTCCGGCTTCAAGTTCGCGCTCTTTTTTCTTGCGGAGTACCTGGGCATGTTTGCGATCAGCGGCATGGCGGTCACGCTGTTTCTGGGCGGCTGGACCGCTCCTCTGGCGATGCTCGACTGGCTGCCGTCGTGGTTCTGGTTTTTTTCGAAGATCGTTGCGCTGATTTTCTTTTTCATCTGGGTGCGCGGCACGGTGCCGCGCCTGCGCATTGATCAACTGATGAATTTTGCCTGGAAGTTCATGCTGCCCATGGCGCTCATCAACATCTTCGCTGCCGGCGTGTGGCGCTTCGAATCGCCCGGGCCGGTGCGATGGCTCGTGTGCGGCGCCATGGTCGGTGTGCCGTACTATCTGCTGGCGCGCGGGCTGGCCGCCCGGCAGCACCTCGGCAGGCGTACTTATCGATTTGCCGAATGA